Proteins encoded within one genomic window of Kibdelosporangium phytohabitans:
- a CDS encoding SDR family oxidoreductase codes for MARSLSGKVVVVTGGARGIGAAMADALVRAGAKVVIGDLDLAMAEATAARLGALALHLDVTDPAGFTKFLDEVESRSGPIDVLINNAGIMPLGRLEDEDDVTTMHQLEINLHGVIHGTREAVKRMRPRATGHIVNVASAAGKSGFPGAATYCATKHGVVGLTEAVRLELRGSGVETTLVMPAIVRTELTAGVTNDGPVKTVSPEQVAAATVDALRNPKFEVYVPKSVGTLNRVGRLMPRAFGEWMVRTLKGDRVLADAAHSSERAGYESRAAASAPAADEAHGMKK; via the coding sequence GTGGCGCGTTCGCTCTCAGGCAAGGTCGTAGTGGTCACGGGCGGTGCGCGCGGAATCGGCGCCGCCATGGCCGATGCACTGGTCAGAGCCGGTGCCAAGGTCGTCATCGGGGATCTCGACCTCGCGATGGCCGAGGCCACGGCCGCCAGGCTCGGGGCGCTCGCCCTGCACCTGGACGTCACCGACCCGGCCGGGTTCACCAAGTTCCTCGACGAGGTCGAGAGCCGCAGCGGCCCGATCGACGTCCTGATCAACAACGCCGGGATCATGCCGCTCGGCCGGTTGGAGGACGAGGACGACGTCACCACCATGCACCAGCTGGAGATCAACCTGCACGGCGTCATCCACGGCACCCGCGAGGCGGTCAAACGCATGCGCCCGCGCGCGACCGGACACATCGTCAACGTCGCCTCAGCCGCGGGCAAGAGCGGCTTCCCCGGTGCCGCAACGTACTGCGCGACCAAGCACGGCGTCGTCGGGCTGACCGAGGCCGTCCGGCTGGAGCTGCGGGGCTCGGGCGTCGAGACGACGCTGGTGATGCCCGCGATCGTGCGGACCGAGCTCACCGCGGGCGTCACCAACGACGGCCCGGTCAAGACCGTCTCGCCCGAGCAGGTCGCCGCGGCCACAGTGGACGCGCTGCGCAACCCGAAGTTCGAGGTCTACGTGCCGAAGTCGGTCGGTACGCTCAACCGCGTCGGCCGCCTGATGCCGCGCGCCTTCGGTGAGTGGATGGTCCGCACGCTCAAAGGTGACCGCGTCCTCGCCGACGCGGCACACTCGTCGGAGCGGGCCGGATACGAATCACGCGCCGCGGCGAGCGCGCCCGCGGCCGACGAGGCGCACGGGATGAAGAAATGA
- a CDS encoding TetR/AcrR family transcriptional regulator, whose product MPATRTSKTGRTQEERSAAMRSRLLDATIDCLVEYGYSGTTTTRVADRAGVTRGAQVHHFPTKADLVTAAVRDIAHRRARLADERMDELATSTDPIGDTLDLLWEIHQGPIFAASTELLLAARTDAELRALVSSVEPEISDVLVTFGQRLFGPKADTAQFRHYAYTAMDTIRGLLIGSWAYPDDSQLDARWQRAKACLRLIAPAGLATVH is encoded by the coding sequence ATGCCGGCGACAAGAACTTCGAAAACCGGCCGTACGCAGGAAGAACGCAGCGCGGCGATGCGCTCGCGGCTGCTCGACGCGACCATCGACTGCCTCGTCGAATACGGCTACTCAGGAACGACGACGACCCGGGTGGCCGACCGCGCGGGCGTGACCCGCGGTGCCCAGGTCCACCACTTCCCCACCAAGGCCGACCTGGTCACAGCGGCCGTGCGGGACATCGCCCACCGCCGCGCCCGGCTGGCGGACGAGCGGATGGACGAGCTGGCGACCTCGACCGACCCGATCGGTGACACCCTCGACCTGCTGTGGGAGATCCACCAGGGCCCGATCTTCGCCGCGAGCACCGAACTGCTGCTCGCCGCACGGACCGACGCCGAGCTCCGCGCCCTCGTGTCCTCGGTGGAGCCGGAGATCAGCGACGTGCTCGTCACCTTCGGCCAGCGCCTCTTCGGCCCGAAAGCCGACACAGCGCAGTTCCGCCACTACGCGTACACGGCGATGGACACCATCCGCGGCCTGCTGATCGGCTCATGGGCGTACCCCGACGACTCCCAGCTCGACGCCCGCTGGCAGCGCGCGAAGGCCTGCCTGCGCCTGATCGCCCCGGCAGGCCTGGCCACGGTGCACTAG
- a CDS encoding alpha/beta fold hydrolase — protein MPSTRRSFLALTAAGVASLGVASPAHAAERISPLKIRTCVGTFDAVAAGPRNGRKVLLLHGFPELGIEWEDQLLALASAGYRAVAPDQRGYSAGVRPPQIADYGLDYGVNDVVAIADALGWYKFDLVGHDWGACVAWIAAARYEYRVRTLTAVSVPHLGAFAEALRVDPDQRDRSEYMDRFRQPTPIPENQILGTKLTLPGVPERKCAIYQERLNQPGALTAALNWYRANDFTGYEQSVRVPTLFIASDSDPFVAPYGVAQTHRWVKGPYRLETLKGVGHSVPEAAPGATSAFLLDHLRRY, from the coding sequence ATGCCCAGCACTCGCCGGAGTTTCCTCGCGTTGACCGCGGCCGGGGTCGCGTCCCTCGGCGTCGCCAGCCCGGCGCATGCCGCCGAACGGATCAGCCCGCTGAAGATCAGGACCTGCGTCGGCACGTTCGACGCGGTCGCCGCCGGTCCCCGCAACGGCCGGAAAGTCCTTCTGCTGCACGGCTTTCCCGAGCTCGGGATCGAGTGGGAGGACCAGTTGCTCGCGCTCGCGTCCGCCGGGTACCGGGCGGTGGCGCCGGACCAGCGCGGCTACTCGGCGGGAGTGCGGCCACCGCAGATCGCGGACTACGGGCTCGACTACGGCGTGAACGACGTCGTCGCGATCGCGGACGCGTTGGGGTGGTACAAGTTCGACCTCGTCGGACACGACTGGGGTGCCTGTGTCGCGTGGATCGCCGCGGCGCGTTACGAGTATCGCGTGCGGACACTGACGGCCGTCTCCGTGCCGCACCTCGGTGCGTTCGCCGAGGCGTTGCGGGTGGATCCCGACCAGCGGGACAGGTCGGAGTACATGGACCGCTTCCGGCAGCCCACGCCGATCCCCGAGAACCAGATCCTCGGGACCAAGCTCACGCTGCCCGGCGTCCCCGAGCGCAAGTGCGCGATATACCAGGAACGCCTCAACCAGCCGGGAGCGTTGACCGCCGCGTTGAACTGGTACCGGGCCAACGACTTCACGGGGTACGAACAGAGTGTCCGCGTGCCCACGCTGTTCATCGCCAGTGACAGTGACCCGTTCGTGGCTCCTTACGGCGTAGCGCAGACCCACCGATGGGTGAAAGGCCCGTATCGCCTGGAGACGCTCAAGGGTGTCGGCCACAGCGTGCCGGAGGCCGCCCCCGGTGCGACGTCAGCGTTCCTGCTCGACCACCTGCGCAGGTACTGA
- a CDS encoding FAD-binding oxidoreductase, translating to MGNQQALVGHDRAAATLRAQYAALPQGTPVRLAKSTSNLFRFRDPATRTLDVSRFAGVLNVDADARTADVGGMTTYEDLVDATLPYGLMPLVVPQLKTITLGGAVAGLGIESTSLRNGLPHESVLEMEILTGDGRLTRLERGDEQFRAFPNSYGTFGYALRLKIELEPVKPYVELRHVRFDDPAVIAEHIDADFLDGTVFGPGEQYLTIGRFVDKPTHRPSDYTGTEIFYKSIRERSADLLTVRDYIWRWDTDWFWCSRAFGAQIPWVRKLWPKQYLRSDVYRKVVAFDRKYGVTKRARQLRGAPDREPVIQDVEIPLARLAEFLEFFHRDIGISPVWLCPVKLRDGTTWPLYPMDPDTLYVNVGFWATVPLAPGQRPGHHNRLIEQVVTDLGGHKSLYSESFYSREGFWRLYDGERYRAMKLQFDPDGRLPDLYDKCVRGS from the coding sequence ATGGGCAACCAACAGGCCCTGGTGGGCCACGATCGGGCTGCGGCGACGTTACGAGCCCAGTACGCGGCACTGCCCCAGGGCACGCCGGTCCGGCTGGCGAAGTCCACGTCGAACCTGTTCCGGTTCCGCGACCCGGCCACCCGGACTCTGGATGTCAGCCGGTTCGCGGGCGTGCTGAACGTCGACGCCGACGCGCGGACCGCGGACGTCGGCGGGATGACCACGTACGAGGACCTGGTCGACGCGACCCTGCCGTACGGCCTGATGCCGCTGGTCGTGCCGCAGCTGAAGACGATCACGCTCGGCGGCGCGGTGGCCGGGCTGGGTATCGAGTCGACCTCGTTGCGCAACGGCCTGCCGCACGAATCCGTGCTGGAGATGGAAATCCTCACCGGCGACGGCCGGCTCACGCGGCTGGAGCGGGGTGACGAGCAGTTCCGGGCGTTCCCCAACTCGTACGGCACGTTCGGTTACGCGCTGCGGCTGAAGATCGAACTCGAGCCGGTGAAGCCGTACGTCGAACTGCGGCACGTCCGGTTCGACGACCCGGCGGTGATCGCCGAGCACATCGACGCGGACTTCCTGGACGGCACGGTCTTCGGGCCGGGCGAGCAGTACCTCACCATCGGTCGATTTGTCGACAAACCAACACACCGTCCGAGTGACTACACGGGGACGGAGATCTTCTACAAGTCCATCCGGGAGCGTTCGGCCGACCTGCTGACCGTCCGGGACTACATCTGGCGATGGGACACCGACTGGTTCTGGTGCTCCCGCGCGTTCGGCGCCCAGATCCCCTGGGTGCGCAAACTGTGGCCGAAGCAGTACCTGCGCTCCGACGTGTACCGCAAAGTGGTCGCGTTCGACCGCAAGTACGGCGTGACCAAACGGGCGAGGCAGCTCAGGGGCGCCCCGGACCGCGAGCCGGTGATCCAGGACGTGGAGATCCCACTGGCCCGGCTGGCCGAGTTCCTCGAGTTCTTCCACCGGGACATCGGCATCAGCCCGGTCTGGCTCTGCCCGGTGAAGCTGCGCGACGGCACGACCTGGCCGCTGTACCCGATGGACCCGGACACGCTGTACGTGAACGTGGGGTTCTGGGCAACGGTGCCGTTGGCGCCGGGGCAGCGGCCGGGGCACCACAACCGCCTCATCGAGCAGGTCGTCACCGACCTCGGCGGGCACAAGTCGTTGTACTCCGAGTCCTTCTACTCGCGCGAGGGCTTCTGGCGGTTGTACGACGGTGAGCGCTATCGCGCCATGAAACTCCAGTTCGATCCGGACGGTCGGTTGCCCGACCTCTACGACAAGTGCGTGCGGGGTAGTTAG
- a CDS encoding class I SAM-dependent methyltransferase — MRIAEAIYEVTGPDVPVEFVAYDGSRAGAQDARVRVDVKSPLALSHIASSPNSLGLVRAYVTGALEIVGDMYTALASIPEVRLKEIPASLRVKLAAKLAGARLLWPTKPPAQERRLAGERHSRMRDAEAISHHYDVSNKFYEWVLGPSMAYTCAVYETENSTLEEAQYAKHDLVARKLALRPGTRLLDVGCGWGGMVIHAAKHYGVQALGVTLSANQAEWAQKRIAQEGLGDLAEVRHMDYRAVMEGNFDAISSIGLTEHIGEANLEAYFELLYSKLKTGGRILNHCITRPDNLRNAQTRGFINRYVFPDGELLGPGRILSQMHDTGFEVRHEENLREHYARTLAGWCDNLERNWEEAVNEVGPHTARVWRLYMAGSRLGFDRNWIQLHQILGVKTDSRGHSGMPLRPDW, encoded by the coding sequence ATGCGAATCGCGGAAGCCATCTACGAGGTGACCGGCCCAGACGTGCCGGTCGAGTTCGTCGCCTACGACGGCAGCCGGGCCGGTGCCCAGGATGCGCGGGTGCGCGTGGACGTGAAGTCCCCGCTCGCCCTCTCGCACATCGCCAGCTCGCCCAACAGCCTGGGCCTCGTGCGGGCCTATGTGACAGGTGCGCTGGAGATCGTCGGCGACATGTACACGGCGCTGGCCTCGATCCCGGAGGTGCGGCTGAAGGAGATCCCAGCGTCGCTGCGCGTGAAACTGGCGGCGAAACTGGCAGGGGCAAGGCTGCTGTGGCCGACGAAGCCCCCGGCGCAGGAAAGAAGACTGGCCGGGGAACGCCATTCGAGGATGCGGGACGCCGAAGCCATCTCCCACCACTACGACGTGTCGAACAAGTTCTACGAGTGGGTGCTGGGCCCATCGATGGCGTACACCTGCGCGGTGTACGAGACGGAGAACTCGACGCTGGAAGAAGCCCAGTACGCCAAACACGACCTGGTGGCGCGAAAACTGGCGCTGCGGCCAGGAACGCGCCTGCTGGACGTGGGCTGCGGCTGGGGCGGGATGGTGATCCACGCGGCGAAGCACTACGGCGTGCAGGCGCTGGGCGTGACGCTGTCAGCGAACCAGGCGGAATGGGCACAGAAGCGGATAGCCCAGGAAGGCCTGGGAGACCTGGCGGAAGTACGGCACATGGACTACCGCGCGGTGATGGAGGGGAACTTCGACGCGATCAGCTCGATCGGCCTGACCGAGCACATCGGAGAAGCGAACCTGGAAGCCTACTTCGAGCTGCTGTACAGCAAACTGAAGACCGGCGGAAGAATACTGAACCACTGCATCACCCGCCCGGACAACCTGAGGAACGCCCAAACCCGCGGCTTCATCAACAGATACGTCTTCCCGGACGGAGAACTGCTGGGCCCGGGAAGAATCCTGTCCCAGATGCACGACACAGGCTTCGAAGTTCGGCACGAGGAAAACCTCAGGGAGCACTACGCCCGCACCCTCGCGGGCTGGTGCGACAACCTGGAGCGCAACTGGGAAGAAGCCGTCAACGAAGTAGGCCCCCACACAGCCCGAGTGTGGCGTCTGTACATGGCAGGCTCAAGGTTGGGCTTCGACAGAAACTGGATCCAACTACACCAGATCCTGGGAGTGAAAACCGACAGCCGTGGCCACTCAGGAATGCCACTGCGCCCAGACTGGTAA
- a CDS encoding acyl-CoA dehydrogenase family protein, whose amino-acid sequence MIDFRLEEEHEALRKTVQEFAREEVAPVIGDYYERGEFPYDIVAKMGQMGLFGLPFPESVGGMGGDYFTLCLALEELARVDSSVAITLEAGVSLGAMPIYRFGSQEQKEQWLPKLVAGEALGAFGLTEPGGGSDAGATRTTARRDGDSWVINGTKAFITNSGTDITRLVTVTAVTGERDGRKQISAIIVPSGTQGFAVSKKYSKVGWSASDTRELSFADCAVPVSNLLGQEGRGYAQFLSTLDEGRVAISALSVGLAQGCVDECVRYAGEREAFGHKIGEYQAIQFKIADMEARTHVARLAYYDAAARMLRNQPFKRQAAIAKLISSEAAMDNARDATQIFGGYGFMNEFPVGRFYRDAKILEIGEGTSEVQRMLIARELGLTRPWQ is encoded by the coding sequence ATGATCGACTTCAGGCTCGAAGAAGAACACGAGGCGCTGCGAAAGACAGTGCAGGAGTTCGCACGGGAAGAAGTCGCGCCTGTCATCGGCGACTACTACGAGCGTGGCGAGTTCCCGTACGACATCGTGGCGAAGATGGGGCAGATGGGGCTGTTCGGCCTGCCGTTCCCGGAGTCGGTGGGAGGGATGGGCGGCGACTACTTCACGCTGTGCCTGGCCTTGGAAGAACTGGCGCGGGTCGACTCGTCGGTCGCGATCACGCTTGAAGCGGGTGTGTCACTCGGCGCGATGCCGATCTACCGCTTCGGCTCGCAAGAGCAGAAGGAGCAGTGGCTGCCGAAGCTGGTGGCAGGCGAGGCGCTGGGCGCGTTCGGCCTGACCGAACCGGGAGGCGGCTCCGACGCGGGCGCGACCCGGACAACCGCCCGCAGGGACGGCGACTCATGGGTCATCAACGGCACCAAGGCATTCATCACCAACTCGGGCACAGACATCACACGCCTGGTGACAGTGACAGCGGTGACCGGCGAACGAGACGGCCGCAAGCAGATCTCCGCGATCATCGTGCCATCGGGTACACAGGGCTTCGCGGTGTCCAAGAAGTACTCCAAGGTCGGATGGAGCGCATCCGACACACGTGAGCTGTCGTTCGCGGACTGCGCAGTGCCGGTGTCGAACCTGCTCGGGCAAGAAGGCCGCGGCTACGCACAGTTCCTATCCACATTGGACGAGGGCCGTGTTGCCATCTCCGCCCTGTCGGTCGGCCTCGCACAGGGCTGCGTCGACGAGTGCGTGCGGTACGCGGGTGAGCGGGAAGCGTTCGGCCACAAGATCGGCGAATACCAGGCGATCCAGTTCAAGATCGCGGACATGGAAGCCCGGACCCACGTGGCCCGTCTGGCCTACTACGACGCGGCGGCACGGATGTTGCGCAACCAGCCGTTCAAGCGCCAGGCAGCCATCGCCAAGCTGATCTCATCCGAGGCAGCGATGGACAACGCCCGCGACGCCACACAGATCTTCGGCGGATACGGCTTCATGAACGAATTCCCGGTAGGCCGCTTCTACCGAGATGCGAAGATCCTGGAGATCGGCGAAGGCACAAGCGAAGTCCAGCGCATGCTCATCGCCAGGGAACTGGGCCTCACCCGCCCATGGCAGTGA
- a CDS encoding acetyl/propionyl/methylcrotonyl-CoA carboxylase subunit alpha, with protein MFQRVLIANRGEIAVRITRTLARMGVRSIAVYSDADADARHVLEADTAVRIGPAAARDSYLSIPRIIEAAVATGAEAIHPGYGFLAENVDFARACEEAGLVFVGPPVGAIEAMGDKIRAKQTVMAAGVPVVPGRTEPGMTDDDLVAAAAEIGFPVLIKPSAGGGGKGMRLVGEAAGLAAAIESARREARGSFGDDTLLIERFVQRPRHIEIQVLGDKHGNVIHLGERECSLQRRHQKIIEEAPSPLLTEDMRARMGASAVDAARAVGYTGAGTVECIVSADRPDEFFFMEMNTRLQVEHPVTELVTGLDLVEWQLRVAAGEALTMTSVPLNGHAVEARVYAEDPSRDFLPTGGVVLDVVEPTGVRVDSGVQAGTVVGSDYDPMLAKVIAWAPSRAEALGRLSSALADTALLGVGTNVAYLRDLLADPDVVAGRLDTQLVSRRKPFEQSTPDHVFAAAALDELIALRPRGPVVDPWDVPSGWRVGGSAGFTVRFDSGDRQVTVRVVGDSVSIDGGAPVKASASVDGSQLRLTYDGRTYRYRLAKSGSVLWLASDGFTWAVAEHSLLEESTGSSTEGGPVTSPMPGTVLVVKAATGDRVSAGAPLLVVEAMKMEHTITAPVDGVLTELHVQAGQQVALNQPLALVTPEEKQE; from the coding sequence ATGTTCCAGCGAGTTCTGATCGCCAACCGAGGCGAGATAGCCGTCCGGATCACCCGGACCCTTGCCCGCATGGGCGTGCGCTCGATCGCGGTCTACAGCGACGCGGACGCCGACGCGCGGCACGTGCTCGAAGCCGACACGGCCGTCCGGATCGGCCCGGCCGCCGCGCGTGACAGCTACCTCTCGATCCCCAGGATCATCGAGGCGGCGGTGGCGACGGGCGCCGAGGCGATCCACCCCGGCTACGGCTTCCTGGCCGAGAACGTCGACTTCGCGCGGGCCTGCGAGGAAGCGGGCCTGGTGTTCGTCGGGCCGCCGGTCGGCGCGATCGAGGCGATGGGTGACAAGATCCGCGCCAAGCAGACCGTGATGGCCGCGGGCGTGCCCGTGGTGCCGGGCCGCACCGAGCCGGGCATGACCGACGACGACCTCGTAGCGGCGGCTGCCGAGATCGGTTTCCCGGTGCTGATCAAGCCGTCCGCCGGTGGCGGCGGCAAGGGAATGCGCCTGGTCGGGGAAGCCGCCGGGCTCGCGGCGGCGATCGAGTCGGCTCGTCGTGAGGCCCGTGGTTCGTTCGGCGACGACACGCTGCTGATCGAACGGTTCGTGCAACGACCGCGGCACATCGAGATCCAGGTGCTGGGCGACAAGCACGGCAACGTGATCCACCTCGGTGAACGTGAGTGCAGCCTGCAGCGCCGGCACCAGAAGATCATCGAGGAAGCCCCCTCGCCGTTGCTGACCGAGGACATGCGCGCCCGGATGGGCGCCTCGGCCGTGGACGCGGCGCGCGCGGTCGGGTACACGGGCGCGGGGACCGTGGAGTGCATCGTGTCCGCGGACCGGCCGGACGAGTTCTTCTTCATGGAGATGAACACCCGGCTTCAGGTCGAACACCCGGTGACCGAGCTGGTGACAGGCCTTGACCTGGTCGAATGGCAGCTGCGCGTGGCGGCGGGCGAAGCGCTGACGATGACGTCCGTGCCGCTGAACGGGCACGCGGTCGAGGCGCGCGTCTACGCCGAGGACCCGTCGCGCGACTTCCTGCCGACCGGCGGGGTCGTGCTGGACGTTGTGGAACCCACCGGTGTCCGCGTCGATTCCGGGGTTCAGGCAGGCACAGTCGTCGGGTCGGACTACGACCCGATGCTCGCGAAGGTCATCGCGTGGGCGCCGTCCCGCGCGGAGGCGCTGGGACGCCTGTCGTCGGCGTTGGCCGACACCGCGTTGCTCGGCGTCGGGACGAACGTGGCCTACCTGCGTGACCTGCTGGCCGATCCGGACGTCGTGGCCGGGCGGCTGGACACCCAGCTGGTTTCGCGGCGGAAGCCCTTCGAACAGTCCACTCCGGACCACGTGTTCGCCGCGGCCGCGTTGGACGAGCTGATCGCGTTGCGCCCGCGCGGGCCCGTGGTCGACCCGTGGGACGTTCCGTCTGGCTGGCGGGTCGGCGGCTCGGCCGGGTTCACGGTCCGGTTCGACTCCGGTGACCGCCAGGTGACCGTCCGGGTCGTCGGCGATTCGGTGTCCATCGACGGCGGTGCACCTGTCAAGGCTTCCGCGTCGGTGGACGGCTCGCAGTTGCGGCTGACGTATGACGGACGGACCTACCGGTATCGGCTCGCGAAGTCGGGCTCGGTGCTGTGGCTGGCGTCGGACGGCTTCACGTGGGCGGTCGCCGAGCACTCGCTGCTGGAGGAGTCGACCGGTTCGAGCACGGAAGGCGGGCCGGTCACCAGCCCCATGCCCGGGACTGTGCTGGTGGTGAAGGCAGCCACCGGTGACCGGGTGTCGGCGGGGGCGCCGCTGCTGGTCGTCGAGGCGATGAAGATGGAACACACGATCACCGCACCGGTGGACGGCGTGTTGACGGAGCTGCATGTGCAAGCGGGCCAACAGGTCGCGCTGAACCAACCACTCGCCCTGGTGACCCCAGAGGAGAAGCAGGAATGA
- a CDS encoding carboxyl transferase domain-containing protein produces the protein MDAPVLRSQADPSDPAYQRYVKEHAELVDDLRERLAKARVGGPEKARRRHVERGKLLPRDRVDSLLDPGSPFLELSPLAADGMYSDEAPAAGIITGVGRVSGRECVIVANDATVKGGTYYPMTVKKHLRAQEVALHNNLPCVYLVDSGGAFLPKQDEVFPDREHFGRIFFNQATMSARGIPQIAAVLGSCTAGGAYVPAMSDEAVIVRNQGTIFLGGPPLVKAATGEVVTAEELGGGDVHSRVSGVTDHLAEDDPHALRIVRSIVSTLGPRVPKPWDIAPVEEPAADPEQLTGVVPTDSRTPYDVREVIARVVDGSRFREFKREYGTTLVTGFARIHGHPVGIIANNGVLFGESALKGAHFVELCDKRRIPLVFLQNITGFMVGKDYEAGGIAKHGAKMVTAVACARVPKFTVVIGGSFGAGNYSMCGRAYSPRFLWMWPNARISVMGGEQAASVLATVRRDQIEAGGGEWSAGDEESFKDPIRLQYEDQGNPYYSTARLWDDGVIAPGDTRTVLGLALSVAANAELEEVGYGVFRM, from the coding sequence ATGGACGCGCCCGTGCTGCGCAGTCAGGCGGACCCGTCGGATCCGGCCTACCAGCGCTACGTCAAAGAACACGCCGAACTGGTCGACGACCTGCGGGAACGTCTCGCCAAGGCGCGTGTGGGCGGCCCGGAGAAGGCGCGCAGGAGGCATGTCGAGCGCGGCAAGCTGCTGCCCCGTGACCGGGTGGATTCGCTGCTCGACCCCGGCTCGCCGTTCCTGGAGCTGTCCCCGCTGGCCGCCGACGGCATGTACTCCGACGAAGCGCCCGCCGCCGGGATCATCACCGGCGTCGGCCGGGTGTCCGGCCGGGAATGCGTGATCGTCGCCAACGACGCCACGGTCAAGGGCGGCACGTACTACCCGATGACCGTGAAGAAACACCTGCGCGCGCAGGAAGTCGCGTTGCACAACAACCTCCCGTGCGTCTACCTGGTCGACTCCGGTGGCGCTTTCCTGCCCAAGCAGGACGAGGTCTTCCCGGACCGCGAGCACTTCGGCCGGATCTTCTTCAACCAGGCCACCATGTCCGCGCGGGGCATCCCGCAGATCGCCGCCGTGCTCGGTTCGTGCACGGCCGGTGGCGCGTACGTGCCGGCGATGAGCGACGAGGCCGTCATCGTGCGCAACCAGGGCACGATCTTCCTCGGCGGCCCGCCGCTGGTGAAGGCCGCGACCGGCGAGGTCGTCACGGCCGAGGAACTCGGTGGCGGTGACGTGCACTCGCGCGTGTCCGGCGTGACCGACCACCTGGCCGAGGACGACCCGCACGCGTTGCGCATCGTCCGGTCCATCGTTTCCACACTGGGTCCCCGTGTTCCCAAACCGTGGGACATCGCGCCCGTCGAAGAGCCGGCGGCCGACCCGGAGCAGTTGACCGGTGTCGTGCCGACTGACTCACGGACGCCCTACGACGTCAGGGAAGTCATCGCCCGCGTGGTGGACGGCAGCCGGTTCCGCGAGTTCAAACGGGAGTACGGCACGACTCTGGTCACCGGCTTCGCCCGGATCCACGGTCACCCGGTCGGCATCATCGCCAACAACGGCGTCCTGTTCGGGGAGTCCGCGCTCAAGGGCGCGCACTTCGTCGAACTGTGCGACAAGCGCCGGATCCCGTTGGTGTTCCTGCAGAACATCACCGGTTTCATGGTCGGCAAGGACTACGAGGCAGGCGGTATCGCCAAGCACGGCGCCAAGATGGTCACCGCGGTGGCGTGCGCGCGGGTGCCGAAGTTCACCGTGGTGATCGGCGGGTCCTTCGGCGCGGGCAACTACTCGATGTGCGGCCGGGCCTATTCGCCGCGGTTCCTGTGGATGTGGCCGAACGCCCGGATCTCGGTGATGGGTGGCGAGCAGGCCGCGTCCGTGCTCGCGACCGTCCGCCGTGACCAGATCGAAGCGGGTGGCGGCGAGTGGTCGGCCGGCGACGAGGAGTCGTTCAAGGACCCGATCCGCCTGCAGTACGAGGACCAAGGCAACCCGTACTACTCGACCGCGCGGCTGTGGGACGACGGCGTGATCGCCCCCGGCGACACCAGGACCGTGCTCGGCCTGGCGCTGTCGGTCGCCGCGAACGCGGAACTCGAAGAAGTCGGCTACGGCGTTTTCCGGATGTGA
- a CDS encoding SGNH/GDSL hydrolase family protein, whose protein sequence is MRRPFRVLLCLAATALGLTTLSAPANAAAENYVALGDSYSSGVGTGGPYSGGGCKRSSNAYPQLWANSHKPASFQFAACSGAVTADVLNSQINSLTASTSLVTVSIGGNDAGFVDVITTCTLNGDSTCVNRVEQGKTFARNTLPARLDNVYNAIKQRSPSARVIVLGYPRFYKVPGSCSVGLSDTKRSAINSGADVLAEVTAQRATAAGFRFVDIRSAWTGHEICSSDLWLNSLTWPVEESYHPNKNGQSKGYLPALNAVTG, encoded by the coding sequence ATGAGGCGACCGTTCCGTGTTCTGTTATGCCTGGCGGCTACCGCCCTGGGCCTGACCACGCTGTCGGCACCCGCCAACGCGGCGGCTGAGAACTACGTTGCGCTCGGCGATTCCTATTCGTCCGGTGTCGGTACCGGCGGCCCCTACAGCGGTGGCGGCTGCAAGCGCAGCTCCAACGCGTACCCGCAGCTGTGGGCGAACTCCCACAAGCCCGCGTCCTTCCAGTTCGCGGCGTGCTCGGGTGCTGTCACGGCGGACGTGCTGAACAGTCAGATCAACTCGCTCACGGCGAGCACCTCGCTGGTGACCGTCTCGATCGGCGGCAACGACGCCGGCTTCGTCGACGTGATCACCACGTGCACGCTCAACGGCGACTCCACGTGCGTCAACCGCGTGGAGCAGGGCAAGACGTTCGCACGCAACACGCTGCCGGCCAGGTTGGACAACGTCTACAACGCGATCAAGCAGCGGTCACCGTCCGCGCGCGTGATCGTGCTCGGCTACCCGAGGTTCTACAAGGTGCCGGGGTCCTGCAGCGTGGGCCTGTCGGACACGAAGCGTTCGGCCATCAACAGCGGTGCCGACGTGCTGGCCGAGGTGACCGCGCAGCGCGCGACCGCCGCGGGCTTCCGGTTCGTCGACATCCGTTCCGCGTGGACGGGGCACGAGATCTGCTCGAGCGACCTGTGGCTCAACAGCCTCACGTGGCCGGTCGAGGAGTCCTACCACCCCAACAAGAACGGTCAGTCCAAGGGCTACCTGCCCGCGTTGAACGCCGTCACCGGCTGA